The following coding sequences lie in one Rutidosis leptorrhynchoides isolate AG116_Rl617_1_P2 chromosome 4, CSIRO_AGI_Rlap_v1, whole genome shotgun sequence genomic window:
- the LOC139844748 gene encoding uncharacterized protein yields MENWKDQAYNDYNQAHFTRTKPNSYRKPPAGGSSNLQHNVPSWEKKFCASVGSIPWKKLLETKKCIHLYDNVIKWNDSAGKEAFEKAKNNFYANMYNLPHDNLFPDPDIYIDKINWDLKIDPNLILDLESDAVFPDSNSKDEQVVIFGSSFPPSYQSFSTYGWGDSDDDKKNDKNPDTPFNVRQSELQENEGGVFDHNNNWWGRDENEEAGKKDRGYGDSRNDYWGWNMYDNNNYFYAGVKNERKGGSGRFKGTRVRKDDNQGSRSRSTNGNGLKSSNFCGPVNVSSRAGVVVNRWSVKKPVS; encoded by the exons ATGGAAAACTGGAAAGATCAAGCCTATAATGATTACAATCAAGCTCATTTCACGCGAACAAAACCTAATTCCTACAGAAAGCCTCCTGCAG GTGGTAGTTCAAATTTGCAACACAACGTCCCCTCATGGGAGAAAAAGTTTTGTGCTTCAGTCGGCTCGATTCCATGGAAGAAACTTCTAGAAACTAAGAAATGCATTCATCTATACGATAACGTAATTAAATGGAACGACTCTGCAGGAAAAGAAGCATTCGAAAAGGCAAAAAACAACTTCTATGCAAATATGTACAATCTTCCCCATGACAACCTGTTCCCGGATCCTGATATTTACATCGACAAAATAAACTGGGATTTAAAAATAGACCCAAACTTAATACTCGACTTGGAATCCGATGCCGTATTTCCCGATTCCAACTCCAAGGACGAACAAGTCGTAATTTTCGGGTCTAGTTTCCCTCCTTCGTATCAAAGCTTTTCAACTTACGGATGGGGCGATAGCGATGATGATAAAAAGAACGATAAAAATCCCGATACACCGTTCAATGTGCGTCAATCGGAACTTCAAGAAAATGAAGGGGGTGtttttgatcataataataattggTGGGGTCGGGATGAAAATGAGGAAGCAGGTAAAAAGGATCGAGGTTATGGTGATAGTAGGAATGATTATTGGGGTTGGAATATGTACGATAATAACAATTATTTTTACGCTGGGGTGAAAAACGAGCGTAAAGGAGGGAGTGGAAGGTTTAAAGGTACAAGGGTTCGAAAGGATGATAATCAAGGAAGTCGATCTCGGAGTACTAATGGAAATGGATTGAAGTCGAGTAATTTTTGTGGACCGGTCAACGTGAGTTCGCGTGCGGGAGTAGTAGTGAACAGATGGAGTGTAAAGAAACCGGtttcatga